One stretch of Vulpes lagopus strain Blue_001 chromosome X, ASM1834538v1, whole genome shotgun sequence DNA includes these proteins:
- the LOC121482710 gene encoding melanoma-associated antigen 10-like, whose protein sequence is SSSSSSSSFSSTSTSSSTPSSSSSPSSSCSALFLIPMEEGSAAAGSLSPPQGSQSADASLSSGEATAWSQPKHGSSIPDEQGSSTSEEPEDTQPSTQGRLHVKVCDLMVFLLFKYCTKQPTNKAEMLEIVSKEYQDDFPIILGQASECMRLVFGVDVKEVDSSEHSYVLITILGLSCDGMLSGERGLPKTSLLVLLLGVILLEDGCAPEEKVWEALRVMGVYDGHEHFIYGEPRNLLTNVWVQEGYVEYRQVAGSDPARYEFLWGPRAYTETSKLQVLEYLLQVNRRQQGSSLSLSEEEGTDEEEET, encoded by the coding sequence tcctcctcctcttcttcctcctccttctcctccacttctacctcctcctccactccttcttcctcctcttccccttcttcctcctgctcTGCCCTGTTCCTGATCCCCATGGAGGAGGGGTCTGCTGCTGCTGGGTCCCTGAGTCCTCCCCAGGGCTCTCAGAGTGCTGACGCATCTCTTAGCAGCGGGGAAGCCACTGCCTGGAGCCAGCCCAAACATGGCTCCAGCATCCCAGATGAGCAGGGGTCAAGCACCTCGGAGGAGCCGGAAGATACCCAGCCCTCAACCCAAGGAAGGCTCCACGTGAAAGTGTGTGATCTGATGGTGTTTCTGCTCTTCAAGTATTGCACCAAGCAGCCTACCAACAAGGCAGAGATGCTGGAGATCGTCAGCAAAGAATACCAGGATGACTTCCCCATCATCTTGGGCCAAGCCTCCGAGTGTATGCGGCTGGTCTTTGGTGTAGATGTGAAGGAAGTGGATTCCAGCGAGCACTCCTACGTCCTAATCACCATCCTGGGCCTCAGCTGTGATGGGATGCTGAGTGGTGAAAGGGGCCTGCCCAAGACCAGCCTCCTGGTCCTGCTCCTGGGGGTGATCCTCCTGGAGGATGGTTGTGCCCCCGAGGAGAAGGTGTGGGAGGCGCTGAGGGTCATGGGGGTATACGATGGCCATGAGCACTTCATCTATGGGGAGCCTAGAAACCTCCTCACCAATGTCTGGGTGCAGGAAGGTTATGTGGAGTACCGGCAGGTGGCAGGCAGTGACCCTGCCCGCTATGAGTTCCTGTGGGGGCCCAGGGCCTACACAGAAACCAGCAAGTTGCAAGTCTTGGAGTATTTGCTGCAGGTGAATAGGAGGCAGCAGGGCTCCTCCCTGTCCCTTTCTGAAGAAGAGGGGactgatgaggaagaggagaccTGA